In Rosa chinensis cultivar Old Blush chromosome 1, RchiOBHm-V2, whole genome shotgun sequence, a genomic segment contains:
- the LOC112169313 gene encoding uncharacterized protein LOC112169313, with amino-acid sequence MRKITTLLSLHILSNHKLELLNHVRESELKVSTKHIFDMREQKKCVSDKVLVDMKRWFGDLTLNVMFRMVVGKRFSGANLAQENEENECFRKALREFLRFGWRICNLRCSSCLSPKTQSSSMSTSQGENRLAATEGQSVNTNQASEPVNPSTDNTVVEEEEAFVSKPIPEGATIDETIAILMENVENHRKKMDADLARETAKSERLLREFE; translated from the exons ATGCGAAAGATAACCACGCTGCTGTCGCTGCACATCCTCTCCAACCACAAGTTGGAGTTGCTCAACCACGTCCGTGAATCGGAGCTGAAGGTGTCAACCAAACATATATTTGATATGCGGGAGCAAAAAAAATGTGTCTCAGATAAGGTGCTAGTGGACATGAAGAGGTGGTTTGGAGACTTAACTTTAAATGTCATGTTCAGGATGGTTGTTGGAAAGCGATTTTCTGGGGCTAACTTGGCGCAAGAGAATGAAGAGAACGAATGCTTTCGGAAGGCGTTGAGGGAATTTTTAAGATTTGGGTGGCGAATTTGTAATCTCAGATGCAGTtcctgtttgagcccaaaa ACTCAATCATCCAGTATGTCAACTTCTCAAGGTGAGAATCGCTTGGCCGCAACTGAAGGTCAGAGCGTCAACACCAATCAGGCCAGCGAGCCTGTCAATCCCTCCACTGACAACACTGTagtggaggaggaagaggctTTTGTTTCGAAGCCTATCCCGGAAGGAGCAACCATCGATGAGACTATTGCGATCCTTATGGAGAATGTCGAgaaccatcgcaagaagatggacgcgGATCTCGCCAGAGAAACTGCAAAATCAGAAAGGCTCCTCCGCGAGTTTGAGTAG
- the LOC112182005 gene encoding cytochrome P450 CYP82D47: MEFLLPSSICDPTTILAFFLSLFSFVWISKYLQKREPPKAAGAWPILGHLPLLGGPQPPHITLGNMADKYGPLFTIKLGVHRALVVSSWDVAKECLTTNDKAFANRPKALGPEIMGYDYAMFGFSPYGPYWRQVRKINMLHILSNHKLELLKHVRESEVKVSNKHIFDMWERNKGVSNKVLVDMKRWFGDLTSKIMLRMVVGKQFQFLGSNLAQENEENESFRKALREFFRLGGEFVISDAVPFLRWLDLRGYEKAMKKTAKELDGALQKWLEEHKHKRSSNSLQHDCEHDFMDMMLTVLDGDSREEFAGSITADTINKATCLAVLLGGTDTSTVTLTWALSLLLNNPKVLKKAQLELDNHVGRERQVNESDVKNLAYLQAIIKETLRLYPAGPLSVPHESRENCTIGNYHVTSGTRLLINLSKIHRDPNVWLDPCLFQPERFLTTHKNVDVRGQNFEFIPFGSGRRICPGISLALQVTQLALAHLLHGFEITAPSDEPVDMGESSGITNMKTTPLEVHLTPRLHLELYENVD; the protein is encoded by the exons ATGGAGTTTCTGCTTCCATCTTCTATATGTGATCCAACTACCATCTTAGCATTTTTTCTGTCTCTGTTCTCTTTCGTATGGATATCAAAATACTTGCAGAAAAGAGAACCGCCGAAAGCGGCTGGTGCATGGCCAATACTCGGCCACCTGCCCCTCTTAGGAGGGCCTCAACCGCCCCACATAACCCTAGGGAACATGGCTGACAAGTACGGACCGCTCTTCACTATCAAGCTTGGTGTACACCGAGCTCTTGTTGTAAGCAGTTGGGATGTGGCTAAAGAATGTCTCACCACTAATGATAAAGCTTTTGCCAACCGCCCGAAAGCTTTAGGCCCGGAGATTATGGGGTACGACTATGCCATGTTCGGTTTTAGCCCTTACGGACCTTACTGGCGCCAGGTGCGAAAGATAAATATGCTGCACATCCTCTCCAACCACAAGTTGGAGTTGCTCAAGCACGTCCGAGAATCGGAGGTGAAGGTGtctaataaacatatatttgatATGTGGGAGCGAAACAAAGGTGTCTCAAATAAGGTGCTGGTGGACATGAAGAGGTGGTTTGGAGACTTAACCTCAAAGATCATGCTCAGGATGGTTGTTGGAaagcaatttcaatttcttgggTCTAACTTGGCACAAGAGAATGAAGAGAATGAAAGCTTTCGAAAGGCGTTGAGGGAATTTTTTAGATTGGGTGGCGAATTTGTAATCTCAGATGCAGTTCCATTTCTTAGGTGGTTGGATTTGCGAGGTTACGAGAAAGCAATGAAGAAGACAGCTAAAGAACTCGATGGTGCGCTTCAAAAATGGTTAGAAGAGCATAAGCACAAGAGAAGTAGTAATTCTTTGCAACATGATTGTGAGCATGACTTCATGGATATGATGCTTACCGTCCTTGATGGTGATAGTAGAGAAGAGTTTGCTGGTTCAATTACTGCTGATACAATTAACAAAGCTACATGCCTG GCGGTTCTTCTAGGAGGGACAGATACCTCAACAGTGACATTAACCTGGGCTCTTTCTTTGTTACTCAACAATCCTAAAGTCCTGAAGAAGGCTCAACTTGAGTTGGACAACCATGTTGGTAGGGAAAGGCAAGTGAATGAATCAGATGTGAAGAACCTAGCCTATCTCCAAGCCATTATCAAGGAAACGTTGCGGCTATACCCTGCTGGACCTCTCTCAGTACCACATGAATCCAGAGAAAACTGCACAATAGGTAACTATCATGTAACCTCAGGCACGCGTCTTCTTATCAACCTTTCGAAGATTCATCGCGATCCAAATGTCTGGCTCGACCCATGTCTATTCCAACCAGAAAGGTTTCTTACAACTCACAAGAATGTTGATGTTAGGGGCcagaattttgaatttatacCATTTGGAAGTGGTAGACGAATATGTCCAGGAATCTCTCTAGCACTTCAAGTTACTCAACTTGCACTGGCTCATTTGCTTCATGGGTTTGAAATTACAGCCCCATCTGATGAACCAGTTGATATGGGTGAGAGTTCAGGAATAACAAACATGAAGACAACCCCACTGGAGGTCCATCTCACTCCACGCCTACATCTTGAACTTTATGAAAATGTTGACTAG